CATAAATTCTGCCATTGTGGGTACTTTTATTGTCTCGCTCATGTGTATAGCTTAATCTTTAAAAACCTGTATGGTCACCTCTTTTTCTACCAAATCGGTAAATTTTCCTCTATATCGGGTCGCTTTCACCAAATGGTTATCCACCCAATGATAATTTCCACCTCTGGGTTTGCCCATAAGAAGTGAATGGTATTTAAATCCGTGTTGATCCAACCATACTTCGGTAACTTCTCTGTGTTCTTCGGTTCTCGAAGTAAAAAAACAAATTATATGTCCTTGATCGTACCATTTGTTTAAGGTTTTCAATGCATCCGGAAACGGTTCGCAGGTTGCCATACGCTCCGGCTCCTCGTTGGGAATATCGTCGGTAATAGTTCCATCGATATCTATGAGGTAATTTTTAATATCCTTTGGCAGTACCGGACTTACATGCGCCCCTGCCTCTACTTTATCATGCAGTAATTTTTCTACTTCGGTCTTCTTCATGCTGCTAAATGCTTTTCTATTTTGATGGTTTATTAAATTATCGTTCCTCCTGCTAACCCGCAACTTTCATTAAAAATCTGTTCAGGCTTCCGTAATAAACTTCAGGTTGTTCCAGCCAACCGTAATGTGCACAGTTGTCTATAAATACCAAATCTGAATTGCTAAAAAGGCGATGGCTGCTAGTTGCTATATTTTTGTCGATAATAT
This genomic stretch from Ulvibacter sp. MAR_2010_11 harbors:
- a CDS encoding phosphoheptose isomerase gives rise to the protein MKKTEVEKLLHDKVEAGAHVSPVLPKDIKNYLIDIDGTITDDIPNEEPERMATCEPFPDALKTLNKWYDQGHIICFFTSRTEEHREVTEVWLDQHGFKYHSLLMGKPRGGNYHWVDNHLVKATRYRGKFTDLVEKEVTIQVFKD